A DNA window from Acidimicrobiales bacterium contains the following coding sequences:
- a CDS encoding Gfo/Idh/MocA family oxidoreductase, whose product MTKLRAVLVGAGWVARARYLPALRSLPGVELVGVCEHTPGAIRSELPESIIVSSSLDAVLELRPDVVFVCTPPWLHHDHSIAALAAGADVLCEKPMAMTSAEARSMYASSREHGGALCVSHNFLWSVAMGQARRRLDHSDGLQYLTATQLSSSKRRLPSWHRELAGGLIFDELPHMIYVMSDLAGTAPAVVDVRAHRRDGEVVGCDVMFDFGQTPGSLAVVLDAPISEWHVSAVCANDVVDIDLFRDTMVATGSDGSHKALDVLGLSARVTARHLLGFSAAGLRSALGRQFWGHDRLIAQFCSFVVARRAGDLTALPPVSESRALQVVDCVETIVEALAHD is encoded by the coding sequence ATGACCAAGCTTCGCGCTGTCCTGGTAGGAGCCGGGTGGGTCGCTCGGGCTCGATACCTGCCTGCCTTGAGATCGCTTCCCGGTGTCGAGCTGGTCGGTGTGTGCGAGCACACCCCCGGTGCGATCCGAAGTGAACTCCCTGAGAGCATCATCGTGTCTTCCAGCCTCGACGCGGTACTAGAGCTGCGACCAGATGTCGTCTTCGTCTGCACGCCTCCCTGGCTTCATCACGACCACTCGATAGCGGCGCTCGCTGCTGGAGCGGACGTGTTGTGCGAGAAGCCGATGGCGATGACCTCGGCCGAGGCGCGATCGATGTACGCAAGCAGCCGCGAGCACGGCGGCGCCCTGTGTGTCTCGCACAACTTCTTGTGGTCGGTGGCGATGGGCCAGGCGAGGCGTCGTCTCGACCACAGCGATGGTCTCCAGTACCTCACCGCAACTCAGCTCAGTAGCTCCAAACGCCGACTTCCCAGCTGGCACAGAGAGCTTGCCGGAGGACTCATCTTCGATGAGCTTCCCCACATGATCTATGTGATGTCGGACCTGGCAGGCACGGCACCCGCTGTCGTGGATGTGAGGGCCCACCGCCGCGACGGTGAGGTTGTTGGTTGCGACGTGATGTTCGACTTCGGCCAAACGCCCGGCTCGTTGGCAGTGGTGCTCGACGCGCCGATTTCTGAATGGCACGTATCTGCGGTGTGTGCCAACGATGTCGTCGACATCGACCTCTTTCGCGACACGATGGTTGCCACAGGCTCAGACGGCTCACACAAGGCACTCGACGTTCTGGGTCTGTCGGCAAGAGTCACCGCTAGACATCTCTTGGGCTTTTCGGCTGCGGGACTTCGCTCTGCACTCGGGCGACAGTTCTGGGGGCACGACCGGCTGATCGCCCAGTTCTGCTCCTTCGTCGTGGCGCGGCGCGCTGGTGATCTCACCGCTCTCCCGCCCGTCTCAGAGAGTCGGGCGCTGCAGGTCGTCGATTGCGTCGAGACGATCGTCGAGGCGCTGGCACATGACTGA
- a CDS encoding GtrA family protein, whose product MSAGSVITGQALLYWIHSVLGVRPTVANLLSTVGNTVLVFVANRALVWPGLGRPRMRVEVAAFSALSVAGLAVSTVTVALAAATLGDGLWINAANLAGFGMVWIARFLVLDRMIYTDKLVSARERHDSDDR is encoded by the coding sequence GTGTCTGCCGGTTCGGTCATTACGGGTCAGGCGCTGCTCTATTGGATCCACTCGGTGCTCGGGGTCAGACCGACCGTTGCGAACCTGCTTTCGACAGTGGGTAACACGGTCCTCGTCTTTGTGGCCAACCGGGCGCTGGTTTGGCCCGGATTGGGGCGCCCCCGGATGCGCGTCGAGGTTGCCGCGTTCTCGGCACTGTCCGTGGCCGGGTTGGCCGTCTCGACGGTAACCGTGGCCCTCGCCGCCGCAACTCTGGGCGATGGGCTGTGGATCAACGCCGCAAACCTGGCGGGGTTCGGCATGGTTTGGATCGCCCGATTCCTTGTTCTCGATCGGATGATCTACACAGACAAACTCGTATCAGCTCGGGAGAGGCACGACTCCGACGATCGGTGA
- a CDS encoding SDR family oxidoreductase — protein MDLDGRVALVTGGAHRVGRAIAIELARAGASVAIGYHNSAEAASQTVADLRAMGVAAKALGADLGDPKQAEMLVSQAETEFGAVDVLVNSASAFARDTFPTNDHSGWYSTFDVVLHAAYHCSNAAAVGMLQRGRGAIINIVDLSAWQPWPGRMAHSVAKAASLALTRQLAVELAPAVRANAVALGPTIAPSKFGPEQIELLRDRTLLGRWGGGEEAGRAVRYLAEADAVTGECLTVDGGEQYGHVRQRFLD, from the coding sequence GTGGATCTGGACGGACGGGTCGCCTTGGTCACCGGCGGCGCACACCGCGTAGGCAGGGCTATTGCCATCGAGCTCGCGAGAGCGGGCGCATCGGTCGCGATCGGCTACCACAACTCGGCCGAAGCGGCTTCGCAAACCGTGGCCGATCTGAGGGCAATGGGGGTGGCGGCCAAAGCTCTTGGTGCCGATCTCGGAGATCCGAAGCAGGCCGAAATGCTGGTTTCGCAAGCCGAGACCGAGTTTGGTGCCGTCGACGTGTTGGTCAACAGCGCGTCGGCGTTTGCTCGAGACACCTTTCCGACCAACGACCACAGTGGTTGGTATTCGACGTTTGATGTCGTCCTGCACGCCGCCTATCACTGCTCCAATGCGGCCGCTGTCGGGATGTTGCAACGGGGGCGCGGCGCGATCATCAACATCGTCGATCTCTCCGCTTGGCAGCCATGGCCGGGCCGAATGGCGCACAGTGTCGCCAAGGCAGCATCGTTGGCCTTGACCAGACAGCTGGCGGTCGAGTTGGCCCCCGCGGTTCGGGCCAACGCCGTTGCGCTGGGCCCGACAATCGCGCCCTCCAAGTTCGGGCCCGAGCAAATCGAGTTGCTTCGCGACCGGACCTTGCTGGGCCGCTGGGGAGGCGGTGAAGAGGCGGGACGTGCAGTTAGATATCTGGCCGAGGCCGACGCAGTCACCGGTGAGTGTCTGACCGTCGACGGCGGCGAGCAGTATGGGCATGTCCGCCAGCGATTCTTGGATTGA